A genomic stretch from Candidatus Amarolinea dominans includes:
- a CDS encoding S41 family peptidase: MNEPSRPTFSWRSREMLSGLFMFTALLFLAFAAGFGAHWLLTRASGTASDAPGSVTILTDAQRLLRDNFLGQPPAETTQVYGAIRGLVETYQDPYTVFIEPQPRAREKDQLRGRFGGIGAYVAVSTTGQVFLTPMPGRPAEKAGIQANDELLAVDGKSVSGKNRDEVVDMVRGEVGTQTTLRIGRVGADQPFDLVVTREEIENPSVEWRLLENDPRTGYVALHIFGERSVQELKDAINDLRGQGAQRLILDLRHNPGGLLETAVDVASQFLASGRVLNERHADSETTYDVRGAGVARDLPLVVLTDEGTASAAEIVAGALQDAKRAPIIGAKTFGKGSVQLVFDLRDGSSLHVTTARWFTPAYQQIDGKGLTPDVPVVTGDAAAGGDPVLDAALAWFDKP, translated from the coding sequence TTGAACGAACCATCACGTCCAACTTTTTCATGGCGCTCGCGCGAGATGCTCAGCGGGTTGTTCATGTTCACGGCGCTGCTCTTCCTGGCCTTCGCGGCCGGCTTCGGCGCGCACTGGCTGCTGACACGCGCGTCCGGGACAGCCAGTGACGCGCCAGGTTCGGTGACGATCCTCACCGATGCCCAGCGCCTGCTGCGCGACAATTTTCTGGGCCAGCCGCCGGCCGAGACCACGCAGGTGTACGGGGCCATCCGCGGCCTGGTGGAGACCTATCAAGATCCGTACACCGTTTTCATCGAGCCGCAGCCGCGGGCACGGGAAAAAGATCAACTGCGCGGGCGCTTTGGCGGCATCGGTGCGTACGTGGCAGTCAGCACCACCGGCCAGGTCTTTCTAACCCCCATGCCGGGACGACCGGCCGAGAAGGCGGGCATCCAGGCCAACGACGAGCTGCTGGCCGTGGACGGCAAGAGCGTCAGCGGCAAAAATCGTGACGAAGTGGTGGACATGGTGCGCGGCGAGGTCGGCACCCAAACGACGCTGCGCATCGGGCGCGTCGGCGCCGACCAGCCGTTTGACCTCGTCGTCACGCGTGAAGAGATCGAAAACCCGTCTGTGGAGTGGCGCTTGTTGGAAAATGACCCCCGCACCGGCTACGTGGCGCTGCACATCTTTGGTGAACGCAGCGTGCAGGAACTGAAAGACGCGATCAACGACCTGCGCGGGCAGGGCGCGCAGCGCCTGATCCTGGATCTGCGACACAACCCCGGCGGCCTGCTGGAGACGGCCGTAGATGTCGCCAGCCAGTTCCTCGCCAGTGGACGTGTGCTCAATGAACGGCACGCGGACAGCGAGACGACGTACGATGTGCGCGGCGCTGGCGTGGCGCGGGATCTGCCCCTGGTCGTCCTGACTGATGAGGGCACCGCCAGCGCCGCTGAAATTGTGGCCGGCGCCCTGCAAGACGCCAAACGCGCGCCGATCATCGGGGCCAAGACCTTTGGCAAAGGCTCGGTGCAGCTCGTGTTCGATCTGCGCGATGGTTCATCCCTGCACGTGACGACCGCACGCTGGTTCACACCGGCCTATCAGCAGATTGACGGCAAGGGCCTGACGCCCGACGTGCCGGTGGTCACTGGTGACGCGGCAGCCGGCGGCGATCCGGTTCTGGACGCTGCGCTGGCCTGGTTCGATAAACCATGA
- a CDS encoding S41 family peptidase, producing MTSSNFTRWLLAGCLVVALTTTAFMAGLATGFGLGRWTAPAVVVAPAAPQESPAAVVEAPRVTAIPAATQAPPAMLPTPRPAPSATPQRAPQPAGTITAQDKELKLFWEAMTLLQDGFYGDVPSGQNLQYAAIRGVVSSLDDRFTSFMTADEAQRFEDSLDGSFEGIGAQVDKTEDDKGARIVEVYPGFPAATAGVRRNDIITAVDGQDIGPLSLTEIISHIRGPRGTTVILTIRREGEDAPLEISVTRARIEIPVVESKMLAGNIGYVKLQEFSRPAPERLKTALKELLDQEPVGLILDLRGNPGGLLDVAVEVGSQFVAAGDILIERKKDGSEEHFSVRTGGLAIGVPLAVLVNEGSASASEIVAGAIQDAGRGPLVGTKTFGKGSVQLPQTLSDGSMLRVTIAHWFTPKGRGIHGTGLEPDIPIELSEQDRSAGRDPQLDRAVEYLRAQ from the coding sequence ATGACTTCATCTAACTTCACACGCTGGTTGCTGGCCGGCTGCCTGGTTGTGGCGCTAACCACCACTGCCTTTATGGCCGGGCTGGCCACCGGCTTTGGGCTGGGGCGCTGGACTGCGCCCGCGGTCGTGGTTGCCCCCGCCGCGCCGCAGGAGTCACCGGCAGCCGTCGTCGAGGCGCCGCGCGTCACCGCGATTCCCGCGGCCACCCAGGCGCCGCCCGCCATGCTCCCCACCCCCAGACCAGCCCCCTCGGCCACACCGCAACGGGCGCCGCAACCGGCGGGCACGATCACCGCGCAGGACAAGGAACTCAAGCTGTTCTGGGAGGCCATGACCCTGTTACAGGATGGCTTCTACGGCGACGTGCCCAGCGGCCAGAATCTGCAATATGCGGCCATTCGAGGCGTGGTCAGCAGCCTGGACGATCGTTTTACCAGCTTCATGACGGCTGACGAGGCGCAACGCTTCGAGGACTCCCTGGATGGCAGCTTCGAGGGCATCGGCGCGCAGGTTGACAAGACCGAGGACGACAAAGGCGCACGCATCGTCGAAGTCTACCCTGGTTTTCCGGCGGCCACGGCCGGGGTGCGGCGCAATGACATCATCACTGCGGTGGACGGCCAGGATATCGGTCCCCTCAGCCTGACCGAGATCATCTCGCACATTCGCGGGCCACGCGGCACCACCGTCATCCTGACCATCCGCCGCGAGGGCGAGGACGCACCGCTGGAGATCAGCGTGACGCGGGCGCGCATCGAGATTCCTGTGGTGGAATCGAAGATGTTGGCAGGCAACATCGGTTATGTCAAACTACAGGAGTTCAGCCGGCCAGCGCCGGAGCGTCTGAAGACGGCGCTGAAGGAGCTGCTCGATCAGGAGCCGGTGGGCCTGATCCTGGACCTGCGCGGCAATCCCGGCGGCCTGCTCGATGTCGCGGTGGAGGTTGGCAGTCAGTTTGTGGCCGCAGGCGACATCCTGATCGAACGGAAGAAGGATGGCAGCGAGGAGCACTTCAGCGTGCGCACCGGCGGCTTGGCTATCGGAGTTCCGCTGGCGGTGCTGGTCAATGAAGGTTCGGCCAGCGCCAGCGAGATCGTGGCCGGCGCGATTCAGGACGCCGGGCGCGGGCCGTTGGTGGGAACCAAGACCTTTGGCAAAGGCTCCGTGCAACTGCCGCAGACCTTGAGTGATGGCTCCATGCTGCGCGTCACCATCGCCCACTGGTTCACCCCCAAAGGCCGCGGCATCCACGGCACTGGCCTGGAGCCAGACATCCCCATCGAACTGAGCGAACAGGATCGCAGCGCCGGCCGCGACCCGCAGTTGGACAGGGCCGTCGAATACCTGCGCGCGCAATAG
- the smpB gene encoding SsrA-binding protein SmpB: MTKNEDQRNRTLATNRKAHHDYSIEETYEVGLALVGTEIKSLRAGQCNLKDGYAVIRQGEIWMLNVHISPWAGGNRENHDPLRERKLLLHRREINKLASRVAERGWTLVPLRIYLKSNRAKVELGLVRGKKQYDKREAIAKRDSDRDVERGVKDYQQE; this comes from the coding sequence GTGACGAAGAACGAAGATCAACGCAACCGCACGCTGGCGACCAATCGCAAGGCGCACCACGATTATTCGATCGAAGAGACCTACGAGGTGGGTTTGGCCCTGGTCGGCACGGAGATCAAGTCGCTGCGCGCTGGGCAGTGCAATCTGAAAGATGGCTATGCGGTCATTCGCCAGGGCGAAATCTGGATGCTGAACGTTCACATTTCACCCTGGGCGGGCGGCAACCGTGAGAACCATGACCCGCTGCGCGAACGCAAGTTGTTGCTGCATCGGCGCGAGATCAACAAGCTGGCGAGTCGCGTGGCCGAACGGGGCTGGACACTGGTACCTCTGCGTATTTATCTCAAAAGCAACCGGGCCAAAGTGGAATTGGGCCTGGTGCGCGGTAAGAAGCAGTACGACAAACGGGAGGCGATTGCCAAACGCGACAGCGACCGCGATGTGGAGCGCGGGGTCAAAGACTATCAGCAGGAATAG
- a CDS encoding VWA domain-containing protein, protein MVEFIAGLRTSGVRISVAESADAFRAVETLGVQDRDRFRIALRATLVKEPQDLATFERLFPQFFGLGGPPLLDATQDLSNADLQRLAQAIRQFTGNVRQQLERLLRGESLTQAELEELGQMVGLNHATHPYQQPWLTSRLLRAAGHDEVKKALKELWELLDRMGMTKRSLDRLRQLVQANQDALRQQVSQHVGASIVRNALNEPREAQRNDDLLQRPFQSLSEREADELRKQVQRLAAQLRSRAALRQRRGRVGQLDVKRTLRTNLKYGGVPLELKYRRRQIKPKILLICDVSTSMRSVVEFMLRLMYDLQDQVAQARSFAFIDDIQEITADFTEFRPDVAIEHVLNRLQPGSYNTDLGQSLLHFQRDFLDAIDHRTTVIIVGDGRNNYNNPELEAFGDIKRRSRRLVWLTPESSLLWGSGDSDMLRYLPFCSAVFEVNNMASLAEAVDRLLTTH, encoded by the coding sequence ATGGTGGAATTCATCGCCGGCTTGCGCACGTCCGGCGTGCGTATCTCCGTGGCGGAGAGCGCCGATGCCTTTCGCGCTGTGGAAACCCTGGGCGTCCAGGATCGTGACCGCTTTCGCATCGCGCTGCGGGCCACGCTCGTCAAAGAGCCTCAGGACCTGGCGACGTTCGAGCGGCTGTTCCCACAATTTTTTGGCCTGGGCGGGCCGCCGCTGCTGGACGCCACCCAGGACTTGTCAAATGCCGATTTGCAGCGCCTGGCCCAGGCCATCCGTCAGTTCACCGGCAACGTGCGCCAGCAACTGGAGCGCCTGCTGCGCGGGGAATCGCTGACGCAAGCAGAACTGGAGGAGTTGGGCCAGATGGTCGGGCTGAACCATGCCACGCACCCGTATCAACAGCCCTGGCTGACCAGCCGACTGCTGCGCGCCGCGGGGCATGATGAGGTGAAAAAGGCGCTCAAGGAACTGTGGGAGCTGCTGGATCGGATGGGCATGACTAAGCGTTCCCTGGATCGTCTGCGCCAGTTGGTGCAGGCCAACCAGGACGCGCTGCGCCAGCAGGTCAGTCAACATGTGGGTGCCAGCATTGTGCGCAATGCGCTCAATGAGCCGCGGGAGGCGCAGCGCAACGACGATCTCTTACAGCGCCCCTTTCAATCGCTCAGCGAGCGCGAAGCGGATGAACTGCGCAAGCAGGTGCAGCGCCTGGCCGCGCAGTTGCGCAGCCGGGCCGCCCTGCGCCAGCGGCGCGGCCGGGTCGGTCAGTTGGATGTCAAACGCACGCTGCGCACCAATCTGAAGTATGGCGGGGTGCCGTTGGAGTTGAAATACCGCCGGCGCCAGATCAAGCCGAAGATTCTGCTCATCTGCGATGTCTCAACCTCCATGCGCTCCGTGGTTGAGTTCATGCTGCGCCTGATGTATGACCTGCAAGACCAGGTGGCGCAGGCGCGCTCCTTTGCCTTCATTGATGACATTCAAGAGATCACGGCCGACTTCACGGAGTTCCGCCCTGACGTGGCGATTGAGCATGTGCTGAATCGTTTGCAGCCCGGCTCCTACAACACCGACCTGGGCCAAAGCCTGCTGCACTTCCAGCGCGACTTCCTGGATGCCATTGACCACCGCACCACGGTCATCATCGTGGGCGATGGGCGCAACAACTACAACAACCCTGAACTTGAGGCTTTCGGCGACATCAAGCGGCGGTCGCGGCGGCTGGTTTGGCTGACGCCTGAATCGTCGTTGCTGTGGGGCAGCGGTGACAGCGACATGCTGCGCTACCTGCCCTTCTGCAGCGCCGTGTTCGAGGTCAACAACATGGCCAGCCTGGCCGAAGCCGTGGATCGCCTGCTGACTACCCACTGA
- a CDS encoding MoxR family ATPase: protein MFKDPTAARAQLSEQRYIASDAIATVLYLAEQLGKPVLAEGPAGVGKTELAKAWAAASGRRLIRLQCYEGLDETKALYEWEYAKQMLYTQLLRDKLSNLLADAQTLVEAADRLALEDDVFFSERFLLPRPLLLALTSQEPVVLLIDEIDRADAAFEAFLLEVLSDFQVSVPELGTVTAVHQPMVVLTSNNTRELSEALKRRCLYLFLSYPDLENELAIVRLKVPDLAPQLARQAVDMVQQMRQMDLKKRPSISETLDWAKALVTLNAKHIDQKMLDSTLTVLLKHEADVLRVQRGLPSSASSTDFQPRPSGKRRQGWDN, encoded by the coding sequence ATGTTCAAAGATCCGACCGCAGCCCGTGCTCAGTTGAGTGAGCAACGTTACATCGCATCGGATGCCATTGCCACGGTGCTCTATCTTGCCGAGCAGTTGGGCAAACCGGTGCTGGCCGAAGGCCCGGCCGGCGTCGGCAAGACCGAATTGGCTAAAGCCTGGGCTGCTGCCAGCGGACGCCGCTTGATCCGCCTGCAATGCTACGAGGGCCTGGATGAAACCAAGGCCCTGTACGAGTGGGAATACGCCAAGCAGATGCTCTACACGCAACTCCTGCGCGACAAGCTGTCCAATCTGCTGGCCGACGCCCAGACTCTGGTCGAGGCCGCCGACCGCCTGGCCCTGGAAGATGACGTCTTCTTCTCGGAACGCTTCCTGCTGCCGCGCCCGCTCCTGTTGGCGCTCACCTCGCAGGAACCGGTTGTGCTACTGATTGATGAAATTGATCGCGCCGACGCGGCCTTCGAGGCGTTTCTGCTCGAAGTGCTGAGCGATTTCCAGGTCAGCGTGCCAGAACTGGGCACGGTGACCGCAGTGCATCAACCGATGGTGGTGTTGACCAGCAATAACACGCGCGAACTGAGCGAGGCGCTCAAGCGGCGTTGTCTCTACCTCTTCCTCAGCTACCCCGACCTGGAAAATGAGCTGGCCATTGTGCGCTTGAAAGTGCCTGACCTGGCGCCGCAGTTGGCTCGCCAGGCCGTGGACATGGTGCAGCAGATGCGCCAGATGGACCTCAAGAAACGCCCGAGCATCAGCGAGACACTCGATTGGGCCAAAGCCCTGGTCACGCTCAACGCCAAGCACATTGATCAAAAAATGTTGGACAGCACGCTGACGGTGCTGCTCAAACACGAAGCCGATGTGCTGCGGGTGCAGCGCGGGTTGCCCAGCAGCGCCAGCAGCACTGACTTCCAGCCGCGTCCATCGGGCAAGCGCCGGCAAGGGTGGGACAACTAG
- a CDS encoding PrsW family intramembrane metalloprotease, protein MLIAIPASLLAALVPTVLYTLLVWWADRHEREPLPLLLTVFFWGAVPAVVAALVIEGTFDSASQRMLDRTVIGGAASTALVAPIVEEVLKALALLAVATWAAREFDGILDGIVYGAVIGFGFAMTENVLYFIGAFAEQGWGWWAVVVMLRAFVFGFNHAFFTACTGIGFGLAALSRRRVARWLFPVLGLAAAIFFHGLHNLGAELADVTILPFFVGVLADWGGFWLLVLIVILTWDNERRWLRDGLADEVGILLQPQEYQAMLTFSARAVRRLAMLPLWRAGAPRRVALFQRQLVDLAFIKTRLRRVEQTDAAQADDLRRRAAQLRTQIMALRPDLAPVIDPISAGS, encoded by the coding sequence ATGTTGATTGCCATCCCTGCATCCCTGCTCGCCGCCCTGGTGCCCACCGTGCTCTATACCCTGCTCGTCTGGTGGGCCGACCGCCACGAGCGTGAGCCTCTGCCCTTGCTGTTGACGGTCTTCTTCTGGGGCGCTGTGCCGGCCGTAGTGGCCGCCCTGGTGATCGAGGGAACCTTCGACAGCGCCTCGCAGCGCATGCTCGATCGGACCGTCATTGGCGGCGCGGCCTCTACGGCGTTGGTGGCGCCCATCGTGGAGGAGGTTCTCAAGGCCCTGGCCTTGCTGGCCGTCGCCACTTGGGCTGCGCGCGAGTTCGACGGCATCCTCGACGGCATCGTCTACGGGGCCGTCATCGGTTTCGGCTTCGCCATGACCGAGAACGTGCTCTATTTCATCGGCGCGTTCGCTGAGCAGGGCTGGGGCTGGTGGGCCGTGGTGGTCATGCTGCGCGCCTTCGTCTTCGGATTCAATCACGCCTTCTTCACCGCGTGTACCGGGATCGGTTTTGGCCTGGCCGCGCTGAGCCGACGGCGCGTCGCCCGCTGGCTGTTTCCTGTGCTTGGCCTGGCCGCGGCCATTTTCTTTCACGGGCTGCACAACCTGGGCGCTGAGTTGGCCGATGTCACCATCCTGCCGTTTTTCGTCGGCGTGCTGGCTGATTGGGGCGGCTTCTGGCTTCTGGTTCTGATCGTCATCCTGACATGGGACAATGAGCGCCGCTGGCTGCGCGACGGCTTGGCGGACGAGGTCGGCATCTTGCTGCAGCCACAAGAATATCAGGCCATGCTGACGTTCAGCGCCCGCGCCGTGCGTCGCCTGGCTATGCTGCCGCTGTGGCGGGCCGGCGCGCCGCGGCGTGTTGCGTTGTTTCAGCGCCAATTGGTTGACCTGGCCTTCATCAAGACGCGCCTGCGCCGCGTGGAGCAGACCGACGCGGCGCAGGCCGATGACCTGCGCCGCCGCGCGGCCCAATTGCGCACGCAAATCATGGCCTTGCGCCCCGATCTGGCGCCTGTCATTGACCCGATATCTGCCGGCTCTTGA
- a CDS encoding PHP domain-containing protein, translating into MPELWKVDLHCHSWFSRDCLMNPRAIIETARVRGLDKLAITEHNNVEGARYLKRLAPDLIIIGEEVKSSAGEFIAYFVQEEVPKGLSPEETLARLREQGAVISIPHPADSFRRSALGEANARRFIDQVDAIEVFNARCLYRDDNDAALALARRYGKLITAGSDAHSLGEIGHGYLLMPPFADERASFLHSLSQAQALGALSGLWPHFASTYAKWNKRLTGFEPPA; encoded by the coding sequence ATGCCCGAACTGTGGAAGGTTGATCTGCACTGTCATAGCTGGTTTTCACGCGATTGCCTGATGAACCCGCGTGCCATCATCGAGACCGCACGGGTGCGCGGCCTTGACAAGCTGGCTATCACCGAGCACAACAACGTAGAGGGCGCCCGTTACCTCAAGCGCCTGGCGCCCGATCTGATCATCATTGGCGAAGAGGTCAAGAGCAGCGCCGGCGAATTCATCGCCTACTTCGTGCAGGAGGAAGTACCCAAGGGCTTGTCGCCTGAGGAGACCTTGGCCCGCCTGCGCGAACAGGGCGCCGTGATTAGCATCCCGCATCCGGCCGACTCGTTTCGCCGCTCCGCGCTGGGCGAAGCGAACGCACGGCGCTTCATTGATCAGGTAGACGCCATCGAGGTCTTCAATGCCCGCTGCCTCTACCGTGACGACAACGACGCAGCGCTGGCGCTGGCGCGGCGCTATGGCAAACTCATCACGGCCGGCAGTGATGCGCACAGCCTGGGCGAAATCGGCCATGGCTACCTTCTCATGCCGCCGTTCGCCGATGAGCGCGCCAGTTTTCTGCACAGCCTCAGCCAGGCGCAGGCCCTGGGCGCATTGAGCGGGCTGTGGCCCCATTTTGCCAGCACCTACGCCAAATGGAATAAGCGCCTGACCGGCTTCGAACCGCCGGCCTGA
- a CDS encoding GAF domain-containing protein — translation MTPITTPSHTNILARLSRVARESGTVALWREALPWLCQVCGAQGGSMVLERPPTRFRHGVIPLATGLLIDAWEDTVLTASHWVPSADQSLSTPTPLEPMTTAGIPMLQILLEDGPVIQGGLSLVYGSLAEMNGPLADTASALAGTVGQLAALSAELQSSQRRLTQLNLLQEVGQSIASSLDLADVLRETTNLAASMLDAEGAALLLIDEDQQELIFAVPVGEKEHELRQQRMNINEGVAGWTLRRGQAVIVNDVRNDPRFTKSVDQATGFLTRSILCVPLQANARIVGVLEVVNKRNNQPFTQEDQEWVSALATQAAVAVANAQLFAREQQRVSELTALNQVAATLSQSLDLDKMLEAALTNVLTVVRADAGSIALLDSSGKNLDLRTVYGFDRNLQMLPRKVAVGSGLQGSVAASGEMVVVHDLAADARVGEESKEILARTGLRGAAILPVRSRGRVRGVLSVMVRRTRHFSAEELALLTSISQQIGVAVDNANLYTDLREERDRIIAVHEKVRHELVRDLHDGTAQVLSAMIMNMEVVKRTAASRPELLPRELAYLDDLTRQANREIRQLLFQLRPVILETQGLAAAIAVYAEQLRRHESYALYLELSTGDFKLTSQASGTVFAIVQEALNNIKKHAHASTVWIQVWVERDYLHVTVTDDGTGINMAAINAQYDQHGSFGLLNIRERARLLDAKLEFVSPRPDACNGTQIQLIVPMDRLLHDKDEG, via the coding sequence ATGACGCCCATAACTACTCCCTCCCACACGAATATCCTGGCCAGACTCAGCCGCGTGGCGCGCGAAAGCGGTACGGTGGCGCTTTGGCGCGAGGCATTGCCGTGGCTGTGCCAGGTGTGCGGCGCCCAGGGCGGCTCGATGGTGTTGGAGCGCCCGCCCACCCGTTTCCGTCATGGGGTGATCCCGCTCGCTACCGGTCTGCTGATTGACGCCTGGGAAGACACCGTCCTGACGGCGAGCCATTGGGTACCCAGCGCCGATCAATCCTTGTCCACACCCACACCGTTGGAGCCGATGACCACCGCCGGCATTCCCATGCTGCAAATACTGCTTGAGGATGGCCCGGTGATCCAGGGTGGCTTGAGCCTTGTCTACGGCAGCCTGGCAGAGATGAACGGGCCGCTGGCGGATACGGCGAGTGCCCTGGCCGGCACCGTCGGTCAACTGGCGGCGCTATCGGCCGAGCTCCAGTCATCGCAGCGGCGCTTGACGCAGCTCAACCTCCTGCAAGAAGTGGGCCAGTCTATCGCCTCGTCGCTGGACCTGGCCGACGTGCTGCGCGAAACCACCAACCTGGCCGCCAGTATGCTCGACGCCGAGGGTGCGGCGCTGCTGTTGATAGATGAAGATCAACAGGAGTTGATCTTCGCGGTGCCGGTAGGCGAAAAAGAGCACGAACTACGCCAACAGCGTATGAACATCAACGAAGGCGTGGCCGGCTGGACGCTGCGCCGCGGCCAGGCGGTCATCGTCAACGATGTGCGCAACGATCCCCGTTTCACCAAGTCGGTTGACCAGGCTACCGGTTTTCTGACACGCTCGATTCTGTGTGTACCACTACAGGCCAATGCGCGCATCGTCGGTGTGCTCGAAGTGGTCAACAAGCGCAACAATCAGCCCTTCACCCAGGAAGACCAGGAATGGGTGAGCGCGCTGGCCACGCAGGCGGCGGTAGCCGTGGCCAATGCCCAACTCTTCGCACGTGAGCAGCAACGCGTGAGCGAGCTGACCGCCTTGAACCAGGTTGCCGCCACCCTCAGCCAATCGCTCGACCTGGACAAGATGCTGGAAGCGGCGCTGACCAATGTGCTGACCGTGGTGCGCGCCGACGCAGGCAGCATTGCCCTGCTGGACAGCAGCGGCAAAAACCTGGACCTGCGCACGGTGTATGGCTTCGACCGGAATCTGCAGATGTTGCCCCGCAAAGTTGCCGTCGGCTCGGGTTTGCAGGGAAGCGTGGCGGCCAGCGGCGAGATGGTTGTCGTCCATGACCTGGCGGCTGATGCCCGTGTCGGCGAGGAATCGAAGGAAATTCTGGCCCGCACCGGTTTGCGCGGGGCGGCCATTCTGCCTGTTCGTTCGCGCGGGCGGGTGCGTGGCGTGCTGTCGGTCATGGTGCGGCGCACGCGCCATTTCAGCGCCGAAGAATTGGCCCTGCTGACCTCCATCAGTCAGCAGATCGGTGTGGCGGTGGACAATGCCAACCTGTACACCGACCTGCGGGAGGAGCGTGACCGCATCATTGCGGTTCACGAGAAGGTGCGTCACGAGCTGGTGCGCGACCTGCACGACGGCACGGCCCAGGTGTTGTCGGCGATGATTATGAACATGGAGGTGGTCAAGCGCACGGCCGCCTCACGGCCAGAGCTGTTGCCGCGTGAATTGGCCTATCTGGATGATCTGACACGCCAGGCCAACCGGGAGATTCGCCAGCTCTTGTTTCAGCTACGCCCGGTGATTCTGGAGACCCAGGGCTTGGCTGCCGCGATTGCCGTCTATGCAGAACAACTGCGCCGCCACGAGTCCTATGCCCTGTATCTCGAACTCTCGACCGGCGATTTCAAGCTGACCTCACAGGCCAGCGGCACGGTCTTTGCCATTGTGCAGGAAGCGCTCAACAATATCAAGAAACATGCCCATGCGAGCACTGTTTGGATTCAGGTTTGGGTAGAACGGGATTACTTGCACGTCACGGTGACGGACGATGGCACAGGGATCAACATGGCCGCGATCAATGCACAGTACGATCAGCACGGCAGTTTTGGCCTGCTAAACATACGCGAGCGAGCACGGCTGCTGGATGCCAAGTTGGAGTTCGTCTCACCGCGTCCCGACGCGTGCAACGGGACGCAAATCCAGCTTATCGTGCCGATGGATCGTCTGCTGCATGATAAGGATGAAGGATGA
- a CDS encoding four helix bundle protein: MPERTKAFALRVIRMYSALPKTTDAQMLGKQVLRSGTSVGANYRFILHPYHAADDPSAR, from the coding sequence TTGCCGGAGCGGACGAAGGCGTTTGCCTTGCGGGTAATTCGGATGTATTCGGCTTTGCCGAAAACGACAGACGCGCAAATGCTGGGAAAACAGGTGCTGCGATCCGGCACTTCAGTTGGGGCGAACTATCGTTTCATCCTTCATCCTTATCATGCAGCAGACGATCCATCGGCACGATAA
- a CDS encoding type II toxin-antitoxin system HicB family antitoxin produces MHRFLVIIEKADGNYSAYSPDLPGCVATGKTRDQTARNMHEAIEMHVRGLLEDKLPVPQARSFAEYIAIPA; encoded by the coding sequence ATGCATCGCTTCTTGGTCATAATCGAAAAAGCGGATGGTAACTACTCGGCATACTCGCCGGATCTGCCCGGTTGTGTGGCAACCGGCAAGACCCGGGATCAGACCGCGCGCAACATGCACGAAGCCATTGAGATGCATGTGCGCGGACTGTTGGAAGACAAACTCCCAGTGCCCCAGGCGCGTTCATTCGCTGAGTACATCGCCATACCAGCTTAG